GCATCAGGAATGGGACAAGTCGGGGCTTCAAGGGGTGCGATCCGGTTCGAGCCCAGCCTATCGCGCCCGGTCGGCGGCGTCACTGCATCACGCGCCCGTCATCTCGGTGGCGAGCGGCGGCTGGCGTCGAGAGCGCGGAAAGGCCCTTGCCGCGGCAATCCCGCCTCAATAGGCTCGCTTATGACGCGCCGACGACAGGCGTGCACAAGGGGAAAGCCTATGCCAAAGATGTTCTGCAAGCTGGCCGCGCTCGGTCTCGCCGCGGCCGCTTTTTCAGTGTTTGCCGCTCCGGCCTCGGCGCAGGCGACGCTCGATGCCGTCAAGAAGCGCGGCAAGGTTCTCTGCGGCGTTTCCCCGACTTCGGCGGGCTTCTCCTACGCCGACGACAAGGGCGTCCGTCAGGGCTTCGATAGCGACGTCTGCCGCGCCGTCTCCTCCGCCGTCTTCGGCGCGCCGGACAAGGTCGAGTTCGTTCCGCTCAACACCAATATCCGCTTCCAGGGCCTGCAATCCGGCGAAGTCGACCTGCTGTCGCGCCAGACGACGATGACCTTCTCGCGCGACACCTCGCTCGGGCTCGATTTCGCGCCGATCGTCTTCTACGACGGCCAGGGCCTGATGGTTTCGACCAAGCTCGGCGTGAAGAGCGCCGGAGAGCTGTCTCAGGCGGCGATCTGCCTGCTGCCGGGCACGACGACGCTGCAGAACCTCGAGGACTACTTCAAGCCGCGGAACATCAAATACGAGGCGGTCGTCTTCGAGGACAACAACGAGTGGCGCAACGCCTTCTTCTCCGGCCGCTGCGACGTCATCACCTCGGACCGCTCCGACCTCGCCTCGGTGCGGGCCGTGG
Above is a genomic segment from Bosea sp. NBC_00550 containing:
- a CDS encoding amino acid ABC transporter substrate-binding protein, which produces MFCKLAALGLAAAAFSVFAAPASAQATLDAVKKRGKVLCGVSPTSAGFSYADDKGVRQGFDSDVCRAVSSAVFGAPDKVEFVPLNTNIRFQGLQSGEVDLLSRQTTMTFSRDTSLGLDFAPIVFYDGQGLMVSTKLGVKSAGELSQAAICLLPGTTTLQNLEDYFKPRNIKYEAVVFEDNNEWRNAFFSGRCDVITSDRSDLASVRAVANDPKQFVILPETISKEPLAPVVRQNDSNWRDIVSWTVNALIAAEEYGVNKGNIDEQLKSKDPEVQRLLGVTGDLGKMLNLDVKWAYNAIKQNGNYGEIFERSLGEKTALGLSRGPNQLWNKGGLIYSPPFR